The Pseudomonas extremaustralis genome contains a region encoding:
- a CDS encoding TonB-dependent receptor gives MYKRTGLVSFTLTALALAMTSERLYAADAATTEHIDVVGQAAAIDQALKEQRSSDSIKSVVHADGVAQLPDENVAEAAQRLPGISVERDQGEGRFVSVRGLGPDLNSVTINGTLVPAPESERRAVALDVLPSELVQSLSVIKTLTPDMDANSLGGTVDVKSLSAFDHKGLFYTGSTEASYDKNTHQTSPKFSGAASDRFSLGDGIDNFGVAAALSWQKRDFGSDNVETGGTWDFTSGAKLSEFEQRDYDISRERAGGGLNFDYKPDDLSSYYLRTLYSHYTDTETRNSTSLEFADPQAAGELGDAEAKRKLKNREETQKIQSYVFGGERMLGLWTLSGQAGYSQSSEDSPAHIAGATFDGGDFANSGFYDPDKPRPIIGSGFYDARNFTLDKVDWEKQNTKDTEKNLRLDLARDYDLSGYASQVKFGGKVSRRHKDNDLEAWVYKDFDTLGFSADQLNLTQFQKGSVDYRLGNYGPGISASRIKQLIGSLNAADFYDETESRVNDFTIREDINAGYLMNTVDIDDWRFIAGLRYEGTEFEAKGTGATDGVFTPTETKRRYHHWLPGLHARYQIDKNTQVRAAWTKSVVRPTFGQLAPGFVIDDDEATFGNPDLKPLESSNLDLGIEHFMGRAGTVSAFVFYKDIKNFVYNNDLAGTGAWTNFAEAHTYANGDSAKLYGLELAYSQKFDWLPAPWNGLLIGANSTFSRSSADIEGFDSSSGRNRKRNISLPNQSDTVGNLMLGWENDKLSLRLSANYKSAYLYELASINDKAHDLHVDAQTFVDFSARYSLTKNLQVSFEAQNLTDESYFVYTGNRSYNGQYEEYGPTYKVGLTFTHF, from the coding sequence ATGTACAAGCGCACCGGGCTCGTCAGCTTTACGCTTACCGCCTTGGCCCTGGCGATGACCAGCGAGCGGCTCTATGCGGCCGACGCGGCCACCACCGAACACATCGACGTGGTCGGCCAGGCGGCCGCCATCGACCAGGCGCTCAAGGAGCAACGCAGTTCCGACAGCATCAAGAGCGTGGTACATGCCGACGGCGTGGCCCAGTTGCCGGATGAAAACGTCGCCGAAGCGGCTCAGCGCCTGCCGGGGATCAGCGTGGAGCGTGACCAGGGCGAAGGGCGTTTTGTCAGCGTGCGCGGCCTGGGCCCGGACCTCAACAGCGTGACCATCAACGGCACCCTGGTGCCCGCCCCGGAAAGCGAGCGCCGCGCCGTGGCTCTCGATGTGCTGCCCTCGGAACTGGTGCAGTCGCTGTCGGTGATCAAGACCCTGACCCCGGACATGGACGCCAACTCCCTGGGCGGCACCGTCGATGTGAAGAGCCTGTCGGCGTTCGACCACAAAGGCCTGTTCTACACCGGCAGCACCGAAGCCAGCTACGACAAGAACACCCACCAGACCAGCCCCAAATTCTCCGGCGCCGCCAGTGACCGTTTCAGCCTTGGCGATGGCATCGACAACTTCGGCGTGGCGGCCGCGCTGAGCTGGCAGAAGCGCGACTTCGGCTCGGACAACGTCGAAACCGGCGGCACCTGGGACTTCACCAGCGGCGCCAAACTCAGCGAGTTCGAACAGCGCGACTATGACATCAGCCGCGAGCGCGCCGGCGGCGGCCTGAACTTCGATTACAAGCCCGATGACCTCAGCAGCTACTACCTGCGCACCCTCTACAGCCACTACACCGACACCGAAACCCGTAACTCCACCAGTCTCGAATTCGCCGATCCCCAGGCCGCCGGGGAGCTGGGCGACGCCGAAGCCAAGCGCAAGCTGAAGAACCGGGAAGAAACCCAGAAAATCCAGTCCTACGTGTTCGGCGGCGAACGCATGCTCGGCCTGTGGACCCTCAGCGGCCAGGCCGGCTACAGCCAGTCCAGCGAAGACAGCCCGGCGCATATTGCCGGCGCCACCTTTGACGGCGGCGATTTCGCCAACAGCGGCTTCTACGACCCGGACAAGCCACGCCCGATCATCGGCAGCGGCTTCTACGACGCCAGGAACTTCACCCTCGACAAAGTCGACTGGGAAAAACAGAACACCAAGGACACCGAGAAAAACCTGCGCCTGGACCTGGCCCGCGACTACGACCTGAGCGGCTATGCGTCCCAGGTCAAGTTCGGTGGCAAGGTCAGTCGGCGCCACAAAGACAACGACCTGGAAGCCTGGGTCTACAAAGACTTCGACACCCTGGGCTTCAGCGCCGACCAACTCAACCTCACCCAGTTCCAGAAGGGCAGCGTCGACTACCGTCTCGGCAACTACGGGCCGGGCATCAGCGCCAGCCGCATCAAGCAACTGATCGGCAGCCTCAACGCGGCGGATTTCTATGACGAGACCGAATCGCGGGTCAACGACTTCACCATTCGCGAAGACATCAACGCCGGTTACCTGATGAATACCGTCGATATCGACGACTGGCGCTTTATCGCCGGCCTGCGCTACGAGGGCACCGAGTTCGAAGCCAAGGGCACCGGCGCCACCGATGGCGTGTTCACCCCCACCGAGACCAAGCGTCGCTATCACCACTGGCTGCCGGGCCTGCATGCGCGCTACCAGATCGACAAAAACACCCAAGTGCGCGCGGCCTGGACCAAATCCGTGGTACGCCCGACCTTCGGCCAACTGGCGCCGGGGTTTGTCATCGACGATGACGAAGCCACTTTCGGCAACCCGGACCTCAAGCCCCTGGAGTCGAGCAATCTGGACCTGGGCATCGAACACTTCATGGGCCGCGCCGGAACCGTGTCGGCGTTCGTGTTCTACAAGGACATCAAGAATTTCGTCTACAACAACGACCTGGCCGGCACCGGCGCCTGGACCAACTTCGCCGAAGCCCACACCTACGCCAACGGCGATAGCGCCAAGCTCTACGGCCTGGAACTGGCCTACTCACAGAAATTCGACTGGCTGCCCGCACCCTGGAACGGCCTGCTGATCGGCGCCAACTCTACCTTCAGCCGGTCCAGCGCGGACATCGAAGGCTTCGACAGCAGCAGCGGTCGCAACCGCAAACGCAACATCAGCCTGCCCAACCAGTCGGACACCGTCGGCAACCTGATGCTCGGCTGGGAAAACGACAAGCTCAGCCTGCGCCTGTCGGCCAACTACAAGTCGGCCTACCTCTACGAGCTGGCTTCGATCAACGACAAGGCCCACGACCTGCACGTCGACGCACAGACCTTCGTCGATTTCAGCGCGCGCTACTCGCTGACCAAGAACCTGCAGGTGAGCTTCGAGGCGCAGAACCTCACCGATGAGTCGTACTTCGTCTACACCGGCAACCGCAGCTACAACGGCCAGTACGAAGAGTACGGCCCGACCTACAAAGTCGGCCTGACCTTCACCCATTTCTAA